The genomic stretch CCGACCAGTGGGATCAGCAGCGGTTTTTGCAATGGACCCAAATGATGCTCGAAGAAGGACTTGTTGACTCAGCAGCTGAAATACCAGATTATGCTGATCCTCCCAAGATGACGGCATTGCACTTTGTGCCTTTTAGCCAGGGTATGTTATACGTAGGAAATGCAGACCCTTTATCGGATGAACAGATCCGGCTCGTCCAAACCGTCGCTGATGCATTCTCCGTTGCCTATGCCCGGTATGAAGATTTCCAGGCACTCGAATCTAAAAACGCAGAACTGGCGACCACGCTGAATTACCTGGAAGCAACACAGGCACAGCTGATCCAGTCGGAAAAAATGGCATCTCTTGGACAATTAACCGCCGGCATCGCACACGAAATCAAAAATCCGCTCAACTTTGTAAACAACTTTGCCTTCCTCAACTCCGGACTGCTCAGCGAACTCGAAACCCATCTTGATGCAAACAACGCGGATATCCGGGAAATTTTTGAAACGCTGAAATTAAACGAATCCCGCATCAACGAACATGGCAAAAGGGCCGACCGAATTGTGAACTCGATGATGCGCCATGCCAATGGTATTTCCGGCGAACGCGAACGGGTTGTGTTTAATACTTTTGTCGAGGAATACGTCAACCTCGCCATCCACGGCATGCAGGCGCGACAGATGGACTTCCATCTGGATATTGAACGCGAATATGCAGAAAACGCTGGCGAAGTAGCTTTGATGCCGCAGGAATTTGGCCAGGTCCTGGTTAACATGTTCAACAACGCTTTTGATGCGATGCTAGCACGAAAAGAGGACCTCGCAAGTCATGGTGATAACGCGTATAAACCGCTACTAAAGATACGCACAGAAGCGGACCAGCAGACCGTTAACCTGCACATCTCAGACAATGGGGGCGGCATGCCTCCGCATATCCGGCAGAAAATCTTCGAACCCTTCTTCACAACGAAGTCAGCCGGGAGCGGCACCGGATTGGGATTAAGTTTGAGCTACGACATCATCACAAAAGGACACGCAGGCCGCATTGCCCTTGAAAGTGAGCTGAATGCGGGCACAACATTTATCATCACACTGCCCCGCTGAGCCACATGTAGCTAAACATTTGAGGCAGTTGCGCAAGCAAGGCCTCAACCGCCGGCTTCTTCTGCCATCTGCTGTTTTTTCTCCTCTTCAGCTTGCCTGCGACGCTCCCGCATTTTTCGATGGAATGCACGCGATGCATTGACATGTTCACGCAAGGTGCGGGTAAACGTATGGCTGCCATCTCCCTGGGCAACAAAAAACATGTAGTTATGCTGGGCGGGTTTCACGACAGCCTGCACAGATGAAAACGTAGGATTTGTAACAGGCCCGGGCGGTAAACCGCGGAAGGTGTAGGTGTTGTAGGGATGGTCAATTTTGTAATCTCTGAACAGGAGCCGGCGGCGGCGGCCCTCCAACTCCACGAGTGCAAACTGAACCGTAGGATCTGCATCGAGCCGCCACCCGTCGCGCAGGCGGTTCAGATAAACGCCGGCAACCGTAGGTTTTTCCGGTACATGGTTGGTTTCCCACTCCACAATGGAGGCAACGCGCATAACCTCGTCGATGCTGAGGCCCAGGCTATCAGCACCAGCCTTCATTGCCGGCGTAATTTTACCATCAAACTCTTTCTTGATTTTAGCTACAACCGAAGCAGCATCACTCAACCAATAAACAAAATAGGTTTCAGGTAGCATGTAGCTGAAC from Bacteroidota bacterium encodes the following:
- the mltG gene encoding endolytic transglycosylase MltG, which produces MRKGLLITGAALLLFGAMAGGVGYWMVYGENTQAYDEVRAVKIPPGTDFEVVMDSLEVNGILNRRGTLGTVASLTGWKEQVKPGNYEFESGASNYDMLDKIRKGLQSPVRMMIPPGSTPERAATALAAQMYFDEADFLAAVTNDSLARSLGTDTLHLFSYMLPETYFVYWLSDAASVVAKIKKEFDGKITPAMKAGADSLGLSIDEVMRVASIVEWETNHVPEKPTVAGVYLNRLRDGWRLDADPTVQFALVELEGRRRRLLFRDYKIDHPYNTYTFRGLPPGPVTNPTFSSVQAVVKPAQHNYMFFVAQGDGSHTFTRTLREHVNASRAFHRKMRERRRQAEEEKKQQMAEEAGG